Proteins encoded by one window of Sphingomonas ginkgonis:
- a CDS encoding TetR/AcrR family transcriptional regulator, translating to MATTAPRTKKFARRREQLLDLASRQINDQGARAMTLTAVAKQLSLDTSSVTYYFKRKDDLVGACLARTMHWLHESARMAAEEPSPRHRVRRFVHEHLALHRRQRDPAEPRLALLSDLPTLPEPVRSRLEAQYRDVFRIVRGFFDATTEERDHRLLCTSYLLATILWLPAWIDRYMVGDFERIEQRLCDILFDGLQVGGRWQPAIEPLEEVDRSAQGRFLLAATNLINREGYLGASVEKIAAELGVSTGSFYHHLDNKDDLVIACFQRSFALIKRAQQASAAQGGAQGEQLARTLASLLALQFAGESPLLRINAYQALPVELRLQMLHRTGQVTRHIAGTISDGMIDGSLRPIDAVLAGHAVLAAINAASDLRGWAAGRPLEEAVGGMLRLVGRGMFGEA from the coding sequence ATGGCCACCACCGCGCCGCGCACGAAGAAGTTCGCCCGTCGCCGCGAGCAACTGCTCGACCTCGCCTCGCGCCAGATCAACGACCAGGGCGCGCGGGCCATGACCCTGACGGCGGTCGCCAAGCAGCTCTCGCTCGATACGTCGAGCGTGACTTATTATTTCAAGCGCAAGGATGATCTGGTCGGCGCCTGCCTGGCGCGGACGATGCACTGGCTTCACGAGTCGGCGCGGATGGCGGCGGAGGAGCCGAGTCCGCGCCATCGCGTCCGCCGCTTCGTCCACGAGCATCTCGCGCTTCACCGTCGCCAGCGCGATCCCGCCGAACCGCGGCTGGCGCTGCTGTCCGACCTGCCGACCCTGCCCGAGCCGGTGCGCTCCAGGCTCGAGGCGCAGTATCGCGACGTGTTCCGGATCGTCCGCGGCTTCTTCGACGCGACCACGGAAGAGCGCGACCATCGCCTGCTGTGCACCAGCTACCTGCTCGCGACCATCCTGTGGCTGCCGGCGTGGATCGACCGCTACATGGTCGGCGACTTCGAGCGGATCGAGCAACGGCTGTGCGACATCCTGTTCGACGGGCTGCAGGTCGGCGGACGGTGGCAGCCGGCGATCGAGCCGCTGGAGGAGGTCGACCGTTCGGCCCAGGGCCGCTTCCTGCTCGCCGCCACCAACCTCATCAACCGCGAGGGCTATCTCGGCGCGAGCGTGGAGAAGATCGCCGCCGAACTCGGGGTGTCGACCGGCAGCTTCTACCACCACCTCGACAACAAGGACGACCTGGTGATCGCCTGCTTCCAGCGCAGCTTCGCGCTCATCAAGCGGGCGCAGCAGGCATCGGCGGCACAGGGCGGGGCGCAGGGGGAGCAGCTGGCGCGGACCCTGGCCAGCCTGCTCGCGCTGCAGTTCGCGGGGGAAAGCCCCCTGCTTCGGATCAACGCCTACCAGGCGCTTCCGGTCGAGCTGCGGCTGCAGATGCTGCACCGGACGGGGCAGGTCACGCGGCACATCGCGGGGACGATCAGCGATGGGATGATCGACGGTTCGCTGCGCCCGATCGACGCGGTGCTGGCCGGGCACGCCGTGCTCGCCGCGATCAATGCCGCGTCGGACCTCCGCGGCTGGGCGGCGGGACGTCCGCTGGAGGAGGCGGTCGGGGGCATGCTCCGGCTGGTCGGCCGGGGCATGTTCGGCGAGGCCTAG
- a CDS encoding acyl-CoA thioesterase, which yields MDGTGAVGAEGQDETPEARRVRHLCRLLELAELGGDRFRGMAVPGASGRVFGGQVIAQALMAAGATTGERLPHSLHAYFLRAGDAAQPVSYQVERDFDGGRFSNRRVIARQG from the coding sequence ATGGACGGAACGGGCGCAGTCGGCGCGGAAGGCCAGGACGAGACGCCCGAGGCGCGCCGGGTTCGCCATCTCTGCCGGTTGCTCGAGCTAGCCGAGCTGGGTGGCGACCGGTTCCGCGGAATGGCCGTCCCGGGCGCGAGCGGACGGGTGTTCGGCGGCCAGGTGATCGCGCAGGCGCTGATGGCGGCCGGCGCAACGACCGGCGAGCGCCTGCCCCACTCGCTCCATGCCTATTTCCTCCGCGCGGGCGATGCCGCGCAACCGGTCAGCTACCAGGTCGAGCGCGACTTCGATGGCGGGCGGTTCAGCAATCGCCGGGTCATCGCGCGCCAGGGGTGA
- a CDS encoding acyl-CoA thioesterase yields MAGGSAIAGSSRARGDEPILTMIVGFHLGDRGFDHAERMPDVPPPDALEPQSRWAQRNTDRLSPEMVRRLSGPRPIDIRRIDPDVPDGTGKDSRHGLWMRAAAPLPASPLLHAAILAFMSDMGLLSSGLRPHGLDWGSPGLQGASLDHALWFHEPVAADQWLLYAMESPWGGHGRSMNQGRFFSRDGRLIASVAQEGLMRLRT; encoded by the coding sequence ATGGCGGGCGGTTCAGCAATCGCCGGGTCATCGCGCGCCAGGGGTGACGAGCCGATCCTCACCATGATTGTCGGCTTCCATCTCGGCGATCGCGGCTTTGACCATGCCGAGCGGATGCCCGACGTCCCGCCGCCGGATGCGCTGGAGCCCCAGTCGCGCTGGGCTCAGCGCAACACCGATCGACTCTCGCCCGAGATGGTCCGCCGGCTGAGCGGCCCCCGGCCGATCGACATCCGGCGGATCGATCCCGACGTGCCGGACGGAACCGGGAAGGACAGTCGCCACGGCCTGTGGATGCGAGCCGCCGCGCCGCTTCCTGCCAGCCCCCTCCTCCACGCCGCAATCCTCGCCTTCATGAGCGACATGGGTCTGCTGTCGAGCGGGCTCCGGCCGCACGGGCTCGACTGGGGCAGCCCGGGACTGCAGGGCGCCAGCCTGGACCACGCGCTGTGGTTCCACGAGCCGGTCGCCGCCGACCAATGGCTGCTCTACGCGATGGAAAGCCCATGGGGTGGCCATGGTCGGAGCATGAACCAGGGCCGCTTCTTCAGCCGCGACGGCCGGCTCATCGCCTCGGTCGCACAGGAAGGGCTGATGCGCCTGCGCACGTAG
- a CDS encoding class I adenylate-forming enzyme family protein, producing MTASRPLAVPDAWPACSLEDASALLCAPGAKFEIDTLSIRGIPTRVWKQALPSLAALVAVGRSHGPAEFLVYEDERATFDEWHRAVAALAGALRARGVGKGDRVALAMRNLPEWPVAFFAVTILGAICVPLNAWWTGPELAYGLSDSGASVLIADAERLARILPHRDDLPAWRHMIASRVEEARPAGVERLEALIGATADWGQLPDAELPVADLSPDDHATIFYTSGTTGQPKGALGTHRNLITNIYSASFAAARAALRRGEAPPEPEPKTILLAIPLFHVTACSATLMGAVAAGHKLVFMHRWDTLRALALIEREKVNATGGVPTIAWQLIEHPERERFDLSSLELISYGGAPSAPELVRKVHELFGALPGNGWGMTETMATVTSHSAEDYLNRPDSCGPPVPVADLRIMDPDGERELPVGAVGELWARGPMVVAGYWGKPDATAATFVDGWVRTGDLARLDPEGFCFIVDRAKDMVIRGGENIYSSEVENALYEHPAVTDAAVIGRPHRTLGEEPVAVVHLAPGAEAGEEELRAFVRDRLAAFKVPVRILFLDDHLPRNANGKILKKDLAPLFAAT from the coding sequence ATGACGGCGTCCCGCCCACTCGCCGTTCCGGACGCCTGGCCCGCCTGTTCGCTCGAGGATGCCAGCGCCCTCCTGTGCGCGCCCGGCGCCAAATTCGAGATCGACACGCTGTCCATCCGGGGCATCCCGACCCGCGTGTGGAAGCAGGCGCTGCCGTCGCTCGCTGCCCTCGTCGCCGTCGGGCGCAGCCACGGCCCGGCGGAGTTCCTCGTCTACGAGGACGAGCGCGCCACCTTCGACGAATGGCACAGGGCGGTGGCAGCGCTGGCCGGGGCGCTGCGGGCGCGCGGCGTCGGCAAGGGCGACCGCGTCGCGCTCGCCATGCGCAACCTGCCCGAATGGCCGGTCGCCTTCTTTGCCGTCACCATCCTCGGCGCGATCTGCGTCCCGCTGAACGCCTGGTGGACCGGTCCGGAGCTCGCCTACGGCCTCTCGGACTCGGGTGCGTCGGTCCTGATCGCCGATGCCGAGCGGCTCGCGCGCATCCTCCCCCACCGCGACGATCTGCCGGCATGGCGGCACATGATCGCCAGCCGGGTCGAGGAAGCTCGGCCGGCGGGGGTCGAGCGGCTGGAGGCGCTGATCGGCGCGACCGCGGACTGGGGCCAGCTTCCCGACGCCGAGTTGCCGGTCGCGGACCTGAGCCCCGACGACCACGCCACCATCTTCTACACCAGCGGCACGACCGGGCAGCCCAAGGGCGCGCTCGGGACCCACCGCAACCTCATCACCAACATCTACTCCGCCTCCTTTGCCGCCGCCCGCGCCGCCCTCCGCCGCGGCGAGGCGCCGCCGGAGCCCGAGCCCAAGACGATCCTGCTCGCCATCCCGCTGTTCCACGTCACCGCGTGCAGCGCGACGCTGATGGGAGCGGTCGCGGCAGGTCACAAGCTGGTCTTCATGCATCGCTGGGACACGCTGCGCGCGCTGGCCCTGATCGAGCGCGAGAAGGTCAACGCGACCGGCGGCGTTCCGACCATCGCTTGGCAGCTGATCGAGCATCCCGAGCGGGAGCGCTTCGACCTCTCCAGCCTCGAGCTGATCAGCTACGGGGGCGCCCCCAGCGCGCCCGAGCTCGTCCGCAAGGTTCACGAGCTCTTCGGCGCCCTGCCCGGCAACGGCTGGGGCATGACCGAGACGATGGCGACGGTCACCAGCCATTCGGCCGAGGATTATCTCAACCGGCCGGACAGCTGCGGACCGCCCGTCCCGGTCGCCGACCTCAGGATCATGGACCCGGACGGCGAGCGCGAGCTTCCCGTCGGCGCGGTCGGCGAGCTGTGGGCGCGCGGCCCGATGGTGGTCGCCGGCTACTGGGGCAAGCCCGACGCGACCGCCGCGACCTTCGTCGATGGCTGGGTGCGCACCGGCGACCTCGCCCGGCTCGACCCGGAAGGCTTTTGCTTCATCGTCGACCGGGCGAAGGACATGGTGATCCGCGGCGGCGAGAACATCTATTCGTCCGAGGTCGAGAACGCGCTCTACGAGCATCCCGCGGTCACCGACGCGGCGGTGATCGGCCGGCCTCACCGGACGCTCGGCGAGGAACCCGTCGCCGTGGTGCATCTCGCCCCCGGTGCCGAGGCGGGCGAGGAGGAGCTGCGCGCGTTCGTCCGCGACCGGCTCGCCGCCTTCAAGGTGCCGGTCCGCATCCTCTTCCTCGACGACCATCTGCCGCGCA